The Stygiolobus azoricus genome window below encodes:
- a CDS encoding Rossmann-like domain-containing protein: MILDLIKRNVTEYLQKNELSLKIVDAVVGYFYTIVVTEDENRDKYIGLNITPSFEISDIAERMHNPIFYSSIHEEIELLTSESWIERSLALATINSLSQKLLRFQQVNNTTEWIIRKLYDISASKVAIIGNMPPIVNELNKYFLVYTFDKKLCGKVMSESLEKRILPQIDAVIMSGAVIINESIDEILKYSSNSRLNLIIGPSAQLYPMFVKGLKTNYLGSTAIINNKEEAIRLLKIGYTKGIFYDPNYSVQYFVPTDGSFITNIEQ; the protein is encoded by the coding sequence GTGATACTCGACTTAATAAAAAGGAATGTAACTGAATATTTACAAAAGAACGAGTTATCATTAAAAATAGTAGATGCAGTAGTGGGATATTTTTATACTATAGTAGTTACAGAAGACGAGAACAGAGATAAATATATAGGGCTTAATATAACGCCTTCTTTTGAAATTTCGGATATTGCTGAAAGAATGCATAATCCGATTTTCTATTCTTCTATTCATGAAGAAATTGAACTGCTGACATCTGAGAGTTGGATAGAGAGATCCTTAGCTTTAGCCACTATAAATTCTTTAAGTCAAAAACTTTTGCGTTTTCAACAAGTAAATAACACTACTGAATGGATTATTAGGAAATTATACGATATAAGTGCTAGCAAGGTAGCAATAATAGGAAATATGCCTCCTATTGTAAACGAGTTAAATAAATACTTTTTAGTTTACACATTTGATAAGAAATTATGCGGAAAAGTTATGTCTGAATCACTTGAGAAAAGAATTCTTCCTCAAATTGATGCTGTTATAATGAGCGGAGCGGTTATAATAAACGAAAGTATTGATGAGATTCTTAAATATTCGAGTAACTCTAGATTAAACTTGATAATAGGTCCTTCAGCTCAGCTCTATCCTATGTTTGTTAAAGGTTTAAAAACAAACTACTTAGGAAGCACTGCAATTATAAATAATAAAGAGGAGGCTATACGACTGTTAAAAATAGGTTACACTAAGGGAATATTTTATGACCCTAATTATTCAGTACAATACTTTGTACCAACAGACGGTTCTTTTATTACTAATATTGAGCAATAA
- a CDS encoding molybdopterin-dependent oxidoreductase codes for MESKNSDGVRISRRDFIKASAAVGLAAGAAYAASKNFVFNIFSQEDPINDETLQPGWQYSYVPSVCAFCSSTCDILVTTESKNGYIRAVEIDGNPLSPLNKGKICARGRSGIFRTYNVDRIKTPLIRTGPKGTWAFKEATWEEALNYIMQKLQELNVQPWEFLLVGGALACANYKRYFIPFTLGTQIPNINGTPMQTCMFSEQLPTGFVIGGFDLHASDLMDDMSNSSLIVVWGNNGFPTGIFVNRAVRLGEGLANGAYMITIDPRMSESASKSDLWVPVKPGSDLTLAMAIINYIIQNGYYDDNFVRYYTNAPFLAYEENGVLKLLEDDWPDGTVRGFYVYDEISGQVREVPPFSNTNQFDINGNEIRPALKLSPIEFNGKQVTTVFQHLANRVSNYTLEYAAQVADVPLDLIKEVAHRIATTKPMDIVTGLKGFWSDLSPQFRKATAIIMALTGNIDIRGGWVYSGQYREGVKEVLNAYNSAIQSGKSKPGILLQRPEILGSVPLLDLPGELLPIFGIIYAYYNPQFWKTGYPALSYAYAQTLMQQGKTPVATFGMFLDTGAYEALKGEVMWNGKPYTPKVVMSYGGTPFNFLWKQYKKILENTFYIDINILPTEDTLYADVILPDVTYLERDEAFRDDGPAMDSALRGRWQAIPVVYPNTANGLDLFVMFAYMLGKEAGDGYVEWMANSKSIDKEVFKQIIASEMPKYQEYLIKNNGYPPWGSFTAEAWREATVSSLSKKLNIPAEQITEILRNNGVFIITTVDEFFANNERIPWNLPAATPTGRIEIYSTVLYYYVIKTFGYNPIWDPLIAYIPPYWNGGYAVKPGEFVEPPSPYNDPTFKPTPPEMFFIEFKVPPFAYTSSTDNPLLMAIASSSYHKNIYQMAWINPITASQLGINEGDWITIIRWKLPDSNGNYPKLTIRAHITQWIRPDTIGVPEPYGQRNPALTTAIKAIENAGNKPVSELWPESYNPLGGFRQAEQFTVYVRKATPDEIQEATTLATAQTPNTLPSEVVVTPNMEINSTEWEKYEQS; via the coding sequence ATGGAGAGTAAGAATAGCGATGGCGTGAGAATTTCAAGAAGAGATTTTATAAAGGCATCAGCAGCTGTTGGTTTAGCGGCCGGTGCTGCGTACGCAGCGTCAAAGAATTTTGTATTTAATATATTTTCACAAGAAGATCCAATCAATGACGAAACACTTCAACCGGGATGGCAGTATTCTTATGTTCCTAGTGTATGCGCATTTTGCTCATCAACATGCGATATTCTAGTCACAACAGAGAGTAAAAATGGGTACATCAGAGCGGTGGAAATAGATGGAAATCCTCTCTCTCCACTGAATAAAGGAAAGATATGCGCAAGAGGAAGATCTGGAATATTTAGGACATATAACGTAGATAGAATAAAGACACCGTTAATAAGAACAGGACCTAAGGGAACATGGGCTTTTAAGGAAGCCACATGGGAAGAGGCATTAAACTATATTATGCAAAAGCTTCAAGAGCTTAACGTACAGCCTTGGGAATTTTTATTAGTTGGTGGAGCACTAGCATGTGCTAACTATAAAAGGTATTTTATACCATTTACTCTAGGAACTCAAATTCCCAATATTAATGGAACGCCTATGCAAACTTGCATGTTTTCTGAACAACTACCTACCGGATTTGTAATTGGAGGATTTGATCTTCACGCCTCAGATCTTATGGATGATATGAGTAATTCTTCACTTATAGTAGTCTGGGGAAATAACGGATTCCCTACTGGAATTTTCGTCAATAGAGCTGTAAGATTAGGCGAAGGATTGGCTAATGGCGCATATATGATAACTATTGATCCTAGAATGAGTGAATCTGCTTCTAAATCTGATTTATGGGTTCCAGTCAAGCCCGGTTCAGATCTTACATTAGCTATGGCAATAATTAATTATATAATTCAGAATGGATATTATGATGATAACTTTGTAAGATACTACACTAATGCACCGTTCTTAGCATATGAAGAAAACGGAGTTCTCAAACTTCTTGAAGATGATTGGCCAGACGGAACAGTAAGAGGTTTTTACGTATACGATGAAATAAGTGGCCAGGTAAGAGAGGTTCCTCCGTTTTCTAACACAAATCAATTTGATATAAACGGAAATGAAATAAGACCTGCACTAAAATTATCTCCAATTGAGTTTAATGGTAAACAAGTTACTACAGTGTTTCAACACCTAGCTAATCGAGTAAGTAATTATACACTAGAATATGCGGCTCAAGTAGCTGACGTTCCCTTGGATTTAATAAAAGAAGTAGCACATAGAATAGCAACAACTAAACCCATGGACATAGTTACTGGTCTAAAAGGATTCTGGTCTGATTTATCTCCACAGTTTAGAAAAGCTACAGCCATAATAATGGCACTAACAGGAAACATAGATATAAGAGGAGGATGGGTATATTCTGGGCAATACCGAGAAGGAGTAAAAGAGGTTTTAAATGCATATAACTCTGCAATACAATCTGGAAAATCTAAACCTGGAATACTTTTGCAGAGACCTGAAATCTTGGGATCTGTACCATTACTGGATTTGCCAGGAGAATTACTTCCAATATTTGGAATAATTTATGCTTATTATAATCCGCAGTTCTGGAAGACTGGTTATCCTGCATTATCATACGCATATGCTCAAACACTTATGCAACAAGGAAAAACACCGGTAGCTACTTTTGGGATGTTTTTAGATACTGGTGCTTATGAGGCATTGAAAGGAGAAGTAATGTGGAACGGCAAGCCTTATACGCCAAAGGTTGTAATGTCATATGGAGGTACACCTTTCAATTTCCTCTGGAAACAATACAAGAAGATTCTTGAAAATACATTCTATATAGATATTAATATTTTACCAACTGAAGATACGCTTTATGCCGATGTAATATTACCTGATGTGACATATCTAGAAAGAGATGAAGCTTTCAGAGATGACGGTCCAGCTATGGATTCCGCTTTGAGAGGAAGATGGCAAGCTATCCCAGTGGTCTATCCAAATACCGCTAACGGATTAGATTTATTTGTTATGTTTGCGTACATGCTAGGGAAAGAAGCTGGGGATGGCTATGTGGAATGGATGGCCAACTCAAAATCCATTGATAAAGAAGTTTTCAAGCAAATCATAGCATCAGAAATGCCAAAATATCAGGAGTATCTAATTAAAAATAATGGTTATCCACCGTGGGGTAGCTTTACAGCTGAGGCTTGGAGAGAAGCTACAGTAAGCTCTTTGTCAAAGAAATTAAATATTCCAGCAGAACAGATTACTGAAATTTTAAGAAATAATGGTGTGTTCATTATAACTACTGTAGATGAGTTTTTTGCGAATAATGAAAGGATACCTTGGAATTTACCTGCAGCAACTCCTACTGGAAGAATAGAAATTTATTCTACAGTACTGTATTATTATGTTATCAAAACATTTGGTTATAATCCTATATGGGATCCATTAATAGCATATATTCCGCCATATTGGAATGGTGGTTATGCGGTAAAGCCTGGAGAATTTGTAGAACCTCCATCGCCATATAATGATCCTACATTTAAACCGACACCGCCAGAGATGTTCTTTATAGAATTTAAAGTACCTCCATTTGCATATACATCAAGTACAGATAATCCGCTCCTAATGGCAATAGCAAGTAGTAGCTACCATAAAAATATTTACCAGATGGCATGGATTAATCCTATTACAGCGTCTCAATTAGGTATAAATGAAGGGGATTGGATAACTATAATTAGGTGGAAATTACCTGATTCCAATGGGAATTATCCAAAGTTAACTATAAGGGCACATATTACGCAATGGATAAGGCCAGATACTATAGGAGTACCAGAACCTTATGGTCAAAGAAATCCAGCATTAACCACTGCAATAAAGGCAATAGAAAATGCAGGAAATAAACCGGTAAGTGAGCTGTGGCCAGAAAGTTATAATCCGTTAGGAGGATTTAGACAAGCAGAACAATTTACAGTATATGTTAGGAAAGCAACTCCTGATGAAATACAAGAAGCTACTACATTAGCCACCGCGCAAACTCCTAATACTTTACCTTCAGAAGTTGTAGTTACACCAAATATGGAAATTAATTCTACAGAGTGGGAGAAATATGAACAAAGTTAG
- a CDS encoding HoxN/HupN/NixA family nickel/cobalt transporter, producing the protein MKSYNNRLKNIGKKNLFFILLFYIINIALTVYLFYFLFSLPKTNIKVQTDTGPIVGTFITLGVLAYTFGLRHAVDADHLAAIDNTTRKLLQEGKNPYFIGTFFSFGHSTVVILLSVALMIATRYVVNNLTNIENLGSIIGTLVSGGFLYIIGFLNLLVVLEIYNIYKTIRKEKVFDEQKLNDILLKRGFMNRFFGKLFKIITKQWQMYIVGFLFGLGFDTATEVAILAISATLAGAFVTIPITTILALPILFTLGMSLVDTADGIFMRMAYGWAFKDTLGKIWYNLTMTLISIIIAYGVGTIELLGLIQSEFNLNGFFWDQIAALNNVYWETIGYYIIGTFAVTWVISGILYKYRIKRQ; encoded by the coding sequence ATGAAAAGTTATAATAATCGTTTAAAAAACATAGGAAAGAAAAATTTGTTTTTTATACTTTTATTCTATATAATAAATATAGCTCTTACGGTTTACCTTTTTTACTTTCTATTTAGTTTGCCTAAAACGAATATAAAGGTACAAACGGATACTGGGCCTATTGTAGGTACATTCATAACGTTAGGAGTTTTGGCATATACTTTCGGATTAAGACATGCAGTCGATGCTGATCATCTTGCGGCAATAGATAATACAACAAGAAAGTTATTGCAAGAGGGTAAGAACCCGTACTTCATTGGTACTTTCTTCTCTTTTGGCCACTCTACAGTTGTAATTCTCTTAAGTGTAGCTCTAATGATAGCTACTAGGTATGTGGTAAATAATTTGACAAATATAGAAAATCTTGGTAGTATAATAGGTACATTAGTAAGCGGAGGTTTCCTTTATATAATAGGATTTTTGAATTTATTAGTAGTATTAGAGATTTATAATATATATAAGACAATAAGAAAAGAGAAAGTTTTTGATGAGCAGAAACTTAATGACATATTGTTAAAAAGAGGTTTTATGAATAGGTTTTTTGGTAAGCTTTTTAAAATTATCACTAAACAATGGCAAATGTACATAGTAGGTTTCCTATTTGGTTTAGGTTTCGATACTGCCACAGAAGTAGCAATTTTAGCTATTTCCGCAACGTTGGCTGGTGCTTTCGTAACCATACCAATCACTACTATTTTAGCTTTACCGATACTATTTACGTTGGGTATGTCATTAGTGGATACAGCTGACGGAATATTCATGAGAATGGCTTATGGTTGGGCGTTTAAAGATACGTTAGGCAAAATATGGTATAATTTGACCATGACCCTAATTTCAATCATTATAGCTTACGGTGTAGGCACTATAGAGTTATTGGGATTAATACAATCCGAATTCAATCTGAATGGGTTCTTCTGGGATCAGATAGCAGCATTAAATAACGTATATTGGGAAACTATAGGATATTACATAATAGGAACTTTTGCAGTAACTTGGGTCATATCTGGAATTTTGTATAAATATAGAATTAAAAGGCAATAG
- a CDS encoding radical SAM/SPASM domain-containing protein produces the protein MKLSKFNVFLYDYNIIFNTLTGYAIKVSDDEMSKLSKGEIPEDLKDIIEEGFSDQEFEPEKMIFEKEYLEPTLLLTYDCNFDCVYCFQKNFRKKGGVLDSVVRGFINYIRKNAEGKKVRVTYFGGEPLLEMKRIEEISKELSKELDYSFSVVTNGSLLTPSVLDRLNSLGLSHVQITLDGPREVHDKRRYFVGGKGSFDIILNNLVYAQDHTKVVLRINVDYRNVEEIKSLLLTLKEKGITKVRIDPHLVHENVFRNEYWDNLFSRDEEGEVLTKIWEFAKEEGFEIPQEVFRLGICAAHVDKDIVVDPYGYIYPCWAFTGNPLYIKGRLKEDGSVEYNGKFTSKTAREVWKGKCDNCPYLPMCMGGCRFFSVLENKGFDGIDCRKKNYEEIVKLIRYFI, from the coding sequence ATGAAACTATCTAAATTCAATGTTTTTCTTTATGATTATAATATAATTTTTAATACCCTTACAGGGTATGCAATTAAAGTTTCGGACGATGAAATGAGTAAGCTATCTAAAGGAGAGATACCAGAAGATCTAAAAGATATAATTGAAGAAGGTTTTTCTGACCAAGAGTTTGAGCCTGAAAAGATGATTTTTGAAAAAGAATATTTAGAGCCTACTTTGCTTTTAACGTATGATTGTAATTTTGATTGTGTCTACTGTTTTCAAAAGAACTTTAGAAAGAAAGGCGGAGTTTTGGATAGTGTTGTCAGAGGGTTTATAAATTATATAAGGAAAAACGCAGAAGGTAAAAAAGTAAGGGTTACATATTTTGGAGGGGAACCATTACTTGAAATGAAAAGAATAGAAGAGATATCAAAGGAATTATCAAAGGAATTAGACTACTCTTTTAGTGTAGTTACGAATGGTTCTCTTCTAACTCCAAGTGTACTCGATAGGCTTAACTCACTCGGGCTATCCCATGTGCAGATAACATTAGACGGTCCTAGAGAAGTTCACGATAAAAGAAGATATTTCGTAGGTGGTAAAGGATCATTTGATATAATATTAAATAATCTAGTGTATGCACAAGATCATACTAAGGTTGTTTTACGGATTAACGTTGATTACAGAAATGTTGAGGAAATAAAATCTTTGCTTTTAACCTTAAAAGAAAAAGGAATCACAAAAGTGAGAATAGATCCTCATTTAGTCCATGAGAATGTTTTTAGAAACGAATATTGGGATAACTTGTTTTCCAGAGATGAAGAAGGAGAGGTTCTAACGAAAATTTGGGAATTTGCTAAAGAAGAAGGCTTTGAGATTCCGCAGGAAGTTTTTAGACTAGGAATATGTGCTGCTCATGTAGATAAAGACATAGTAGTTGATCCATATGGGTACATTTATCCATGTTGGGCCTTTACTGGAAATCCTTTGTATATAAAAGGTAGGCTAAAAGAAGATGGATCAGTTGAGTACAATGGAAAATTTACAAGTAAAACTGCTAGAGAAGTTTGGAAGGGGAAATGTGATAATTGTCCTTATTTACCTATGTGTATGGGAGGATGTAGGTTCTTCTCAGTTTTAGAAAATAAAGGATTTGATGGTATAGATTGTAGAAAGAAAAACTATGAGGAGATTGTTAAGCTAATAAGATATTTTATATGA
- the nrfD gene encoding NrfD/PsrC family molybdoenzyme membrane anchor subunit, giving the protein MNKILIIWTIIFILIGGGILLYGTSMNPVAWLNGDVTFTEPNNAPIPWGLLVIGYMLFGVIGTGVSTYNSLYELFNKNHQERNPFDKIKLRNEWLALAVLIPGWIMVFASTYKPGNAIFIYLSFRDTSRIAWNGVLYALVGIGIIAEILALIGEKIKEEKISGILKILVDIDALIVGYAILVELILDANLGSVYGYLSTWVEEFGAFMPILFVVLSFYGGIAMISFMTILYDWIKRPASIAPSDPSDHKDSIYRVLARDGLLSVISIGFLMLWWIWLTATNQETSPWASLLITGAYAPQFWIGLVLIGILLPITLYSIAYKRESKKLLFTSAIITLIGMFVIITLVTIIPQSITWYYSVSPITPSGSNWVYELRSIFNNGPLWTLLSFEISEYDIVWFTGSVLLLLGVYTLGVLLLPLESDEKPKHWIFK; this is encoded by the coding sequence ATGAATAAGATTTTAATTATATGGACTATAATATTTATACTAATAGGTGGAGGAATACTATTATATGGAACTAGTATGAACCCAGTGGCATGGCTTAACGGTGATGTAACGTTTACAGAACCAAATAACGCTCCGATACCGTGGGGATTACTAGTAATAGGATATATGCTCTTTGGAGTAATTGGAACAGGAGTTAGTACATATAACTCGCTTTACGAATTATTTAATAAGAATCACCAGGAAAGAAATCCTTTCGATAAAATTAAATTAAGAAATGAATGGCTAGCGTTGGCGGTACTAATTCCTGGCTGGATAATGGTATTTGCATCAACATATAAGCCTGGTAATGCTATATTCATATATCTAAGCTTTAGAGATACATCAAGAATAGCATGGAACGGTGTATTATATGCGCTAGTAGGTATAGGAATTATAGCTGAGATATTAGCACTCATTGGAGAAAAGATTAAAGAAGAAAAAATATCTGGAATTTTAAAGATATTGGTAGATATAGATGCATTAATAGTTGGATATGCTATCTTAGTTGAGTTAATTTTAGATGCTAATTTAGGTTCTGTATATGGCTATTTATCTACATGGGTAGAAGAATTTGGAGCATTTATGCCAATTCTGTTTGTAGTCCTATCGTTTTATGGAGGAATTGCTATGATATCATTCATGACCATACTTTATGATTGGATAAAAAGACCGGCCTCTATAGCTCCAAGCGATCCAAGCGATCATAAAGATTCTATATATAGAGTTTTAGCTAGGGACGGACTTCTTTCTGTAATATCTATAGGTTTCTTAATGTTATGGTGGATATGGTTAACAGCTACAAATCAAGAAACTAGCCCATGGGCTTCACTACTAATTACTGGCGCATATGCTCCACAATTCTGGATAGGGTTAGTTCTGATAGGCATACTCTTACCTATTACTCTATACTCCATAGCGTATAAGAGAGAAAGCAAAAAGCTTCTCTTTACATCAGCTATCATAACACTGATTGGCATGTTTGTCATTATTACTTTAGTAACAATAATACCGCAGTCAATAACATGGTACTATAGCGTAAGTCCTATAACACCTTCTGGTTCTAACTGGGTTTACGAACTAAGGAGTATATTCAATAATGGGCCATTATGGACGTTATTGTCATTCGAAATAAGCGAATACGATATAGTTTGGTTTACCGGTTCAGTGTTACTACTACTTGGGGTTTATACATTAGGTGTATTATTACTCCCTCTTGAAAGTGATGAAAAGCCTAAACATTGGATATTCAAGTGA
- a CDS encoding PaREP1 family protein encodes MLNLGTLADIYLKEGDEFLNKNDLVQASEKYYKATEKVTKILSNKNNIKVLSEVKNFIDGDQSFYLKRR; translated from the coding sequence ATGTTAAATCTAGGAACTTTAGCAGACATTTATCTGAAGGAAGGGGATGAATTCCTTAACAAAAACGACCTAGTTCAAGCAAGCGAAAAATACTACAAAGCAACAGAAAAAGTGACGAAAATACTATCAAATAAAAATAACATTAAAGTACTTTCTGAAGTAAAAAATTTTATAGATGGTGATCAGAGTTTTTATTTGAAGCGTCGTTAG
- a CDS encoding 4Fe-4S dicluster domain-containing protein, with amino-acid sequence MSNSNILEKNQLINPYTKFGNTGTCEHWGFVVRVDQCLGCNACVAACTIENQTPFWEDLWRTHVEDLEIGEYPYTQRMFVPRLCMQCENPPCYYVCPTGATQIVDGGIVVVDEYKCMGCLYCVEACPYGARYFYTYEDIQKAKEVYGENLIHVVPHVDKCTFCYGTAPDGTYTPACVRTCPGGARVFGCLDDPNSEVSILVNTGQAVVLNPELNVQPKVFYVFNRQIERYVPQNGGDSS; translated from the coding sequence ATGTCCAATTCAAATATACTTGAAAAAAATCAATTAATAAATCCATATACTAAATTCGGAAATACAGGAACATGTGAACATTGGGGATTCGTAGTTAGAGTAGATCAATGTCTTGGATGTAATGCTTGTGTGGCAGCATGTACTATAGAAAACCAAACACCGTTTTGGGAAGATCTATGGAGAACTCATGTAGAGGATTTAGAAATAGGAGAGTATCCATACACACAAAGAATGTTTGTACCAAGATTATGTATGCAATGTGAAAATCCTCCTTGTTATTATGTATGTCCTACTGGAGCTACACAAATAGTAGATGGAGGAATAGTTGTTGTGGACGAGTACAAATGTATGGGCTGCCTATATTGTGTTGAAGCTTGTCCATATGGAGCTAGGTATTTCTATACATATGAGGATATTCAAAAAGCAAAGGAAGTATATGGAGAAAATTTAATTCATGTAGTTCCTCATGTCGATAAATGTACATTTTGTTATGGTACTGCCCCAGATGGCACATATACGCCAGCTTGTGTAAGAACTTGCCCAGGAGGGGCTAGAGTATTTGGATGCCTTGATGATCCTAATAGTGAGGTTAGTATCCTTGTAAATACAGGACAAGCGGTTGTACTTAATCCAGAACTTAATGTACAACCAAAGGTATTTTATGTATTTAATAGGCAGATTGAAAGATATGTGCCTCAAAATGGGGGTGATAGTTCATGA
- a CDS encoding TorD/DmsD family molecular chaperone produces MLWVDYKLFSYLMLGPRYTYEVKSLYNALEGKPYYENVVEVVNILSTRDENILKTEYTSCLINNYKHLKCPPYESWYREKTIYGKSTQEVLEYYTKYKLIPRKQLPDHISTEFEFVSFLFFINEENVANDFIKNHILTWVPQLAQDIINNAYGEYTRALGKALLAFVNAEKERIFSNLIK; encoded by the coding sequence ATGTTATGGGTTGACTACAAATTATTTTCATACTTAATGCTAGGTCCTAGGTATACTTACGAAGTAAAATCTCTCTATAATGCGTTAGAAGGAAAACCATACTATGAAAATGTAGTAGAGGTAGTAAATATTCTTAGTACAAGAGATGAGAACATTTTAAAGACAGAATATACTTCGTGCCTAATTAACAACTATAAACATTTAAAGTGTCCTCCTTATGAGTCATGGTATAGAGAAAAAACGATCTATGGAAAATCTACTCAGGAAGTTTTAGAATACTATACAAAATACAAGCTTATTCCACGGAAACAACTTCCAGATCACATTTCAACTGAGTTTGAATTTGTATCATTTCTATTTTTTATAAACGAGGAAAATGTCGCTAACGATTTCATAAAAAATCATATACTAACCTGGGTTCCACAACTAGCTCAAGACATAATTAATAATGCGTACGGAGAATATACGAGGGCACTAGGCAAGGCTTTATTAGCTTTCGTCAATGCAGAAAAAGAGAGAATTTTCTCCAATTTAATCAAATAG
- a CDS encoding 4Fe-4S binding protein, with amino-acid sequence MSNFLTEPNPLIKFKVGIFYHHCQHNPSESFQSCDPDEIAKKLREFQTKAIIIVGIYDDEHLKLYREAILKAGLNPLLVRIVDYRWGESAIKQNMVILENGWTADLAKIEEKGINISRRDLISGNIKTVKDRVDKPVYIQWMCGYLYRACNLCEATCPYNAIQVDKKSGVIINYEKCTACGICVSACPVSAIQFPSVSQQAIFEIAKLNGDKKISCYKNHDNSIKIPCLAMLSAVDIALLRSNGSITFECPGCELSRNLSNFIMTLTDLNDKIGGIEFISPDIKIEPKPLKEIKIKNDTFFKRSEARKIIASSENLPDILFDIDINSDMCTLCESCAKWCPTSAISIQRGENNEKLIFDPLKCMGCNICINVCPEGSACGTVPGKKAINIHSMKETNLKQKVIFEDELVRCKVCGTPIGSRKSLNRIKKIMKEKGVECDGEWLERCPKHRAEYSFQKIFGMNAKFKPRRTLGE; translated from the coding sequence ATGTCTAATTTTTTAACAGAACCAAATCCTCTTATTAAATTTAAGGTAGGTATTTTTTATCATCATTGTCAGCATAATCCTTCAGAAAGTTTTCAGTCATGTGATCCTGATGAAATAGCAAAAAAACTAAGAGAGTTCCAAACTAAGGCGATAATAATAGTAGGAATTTATGATGATGAACATTTAAAATTATATAGAGAAGCAATATTAAAAGCAGGATTAAATCCGTTATTGGTAAGAATAGTAGACTATAGATGGGGAGAGTCCGCAATAAAACAGAACATGGTTATATTGGAAAATGGATGGACAGCAGATTTGGCCAAAATAGAGGAAAAAGGTATTAATATATCCAGAAGAGATCTAATCTCCGGAAATATAAAAACAGTTAAAGACAGAGTAGACAAACCTGTATATATTCAATGGATGTGTGGATATCTCTATAGAGCATGTAATTTATGCGAAGCTACATGTCCATACAATGCAATTCAGGTTGACAAAAAATCAGGTGTTATCATTAATTACGAGAAATGTACAGCGTGCGGAATATGCGTGAGTGCTTGTCCAGTGAGTGCAATACAATTTCCATCAGTTTCTCAACAAGCTATTTTCGAAATAGCAAAACTTAACGGGGATAAAAAAATTTCATGCTATAAGAATCATGATAATTCAATTAAAATACCTTGTTTAGCAATGCTCTCAGCTGTAGATATTGCACTTCTAAGAAGTAATGGTTCTATTACATTTGAGTGCCCGGGATGCGAACTCAGCAGGAATTTGAGTAATTTCATAATGACCTTAACCGATTTAAATGATAAAATAGGTGGTATAGAATTTATTTCACCAGATATAAAAATTGAACCTAAACCTCTGAAGGAAATAAAAATAAAAAATGATACTTTCTTCAAAAGAAGCGAAGCCAGGAAAATCATAGCTAGTAGTGAAAATTTACCTGATATACTCTTTGATATTGATATTAATAGCGATATGTGTACTTTATGCGAAAGTTGTGCTAAATGGTGTCCTACATCTGCTATATCTATTCAACGTGGAGAGAACAATGAAAAGTTGATATTTGATCCTTTAAAGTGTATGGGTTGTAATATTTGTATAAATGTATGTCCAGAGGGTAGTGCTTGCGGTACTGTTCCAGGAAAAAAGGCCATAAATATTCATAGTATGAAAGAAACAAATCTAAAACAAAAAGTAATCTTTGAAGATGAGTTAGTAAGATGTAAAGTTTGCGGTACTCCTATTGGATCTAGAAAAAGTTTAAATCGAATTAAGAAAATTATGAAAGAAAAAGGAGTAGAATGTGATGGCGAATGGCTAGAAAGATGCCCAAAACATAGAGCTGAATATTCATTTCAAAAGATATTCGGAATGAATGCAAAATTTAAACCAAGAAGAACTCTTGGTGAGTAA